In Propionimicrobium sp. PCR01-08-3, one DNA window encodes the following:
- the mptB gene encoding polyprenol phosphomannose-dependent alpha 1,6 mannosyltransferase MptB: MQQTSGGPGPSPQPTVGTHPAMASIGRARLIGLAGSLLLAISAWMASPWGLGFAGRFNPLWLRWVHTVPAVAGIVLLFFGWLRLRGAEPKQIWQTFALWCVPLLLCPPLLSKDAWAYLEQGWIVWQGHDPYTSALGTVGGPFAGRVDQYWKYTTTIYPPVALMIQAAVVGLSGANPLWSLLAMRVPGLLAVLVIGRCLPRIAAAGGQTASNALWLGLANPVVLVHFIGGAHNDSWGVALCVAGLWLAIRARRWWPLGCVAVGLGMAVKQPLGLMMVAVCLVGATVVGRRDTENGGRVADNEQPAEGEPIGSAGDTALREQGRADARTGQILAAGTISEGGSYEPGLGHPGQGRFRSWLHVANRQAAAAWAQMIGQALWRLPVGLVFTLVGFAIPTVASGWGIGWAAGSGAPTTAGSQSVAHTVAAAIEMFTPISLAGAKFVVNPIFLVLGLLAIIWIGWLMAASRPVAFTAWALIIFAFSYPSLQPWYPLWGGVLLGTIGLGRRSSAWVIAGTGAMLTTNVFLDYAGLPIPAAQGIALACAVLLAYWNLRGKIGRLDWPSPAS, from the coding sequence GTGCAGCAGACTAGCGGTGGGCCCGGGCCGAGCCCTCAACCAACGGTCGGCACTCACCCGGCGATGGCGTCCATCGGCCGGGCCAGGCTCATCGGGCTGGCGGGCAGTCTGCTGCTGGCGATTTCGGCGTGGATGGCCTCGCCTTGGGGCTTGGGATTCGCCGGACGCTTCAATCCGTTGTGGCTTCGCTGGGTTCACACGGTTCCGGCAGTGGCAGGTATCGTGCTGCTCTTCTTCGGCTGGCTGAGACTGCGCGGAGCCGAACCAAAACAGATCTGGCAAACCTTCGCATTGTGGTGCGTCCCGTTGCTGCTCTGCCCGCCACTGCTCAGCAAGGACGCCTGGGCCTATCTCGAGCAGGGTTGGATCGTGTGGCAAGGGCATGACCCGTACACCAGCGCATTGGGGACGGTGGGCGGGCCGTTCGCCGGCCGGGTCGATCAGTACTGGAAATACACCACGACCATCTATCCGCCCGTGGCGTTGATGATCCAGGCGGCGGTGGTCGGCCTCAGCGGTGCGAACCCCTTGTGGTCGCTTCTCGCGATGCGGGTGCCGGGTCTGCTGGCAGTGCTGGTGATCGGGCGTTGCCTGCCGCGAATCGCGGCCGCGGGCGGCCAGACGGCGAGCAATGCGCTGTGGCTCGGGTTGGCGAATCCTGTCGTCCTGGTGCATTTCATTGGCGGCGCGCACAACGATTCGTGGGGTGTGGCGCTGTGCGTCGCCGGGCTCTGGCTGGCCATTCGTGCACGAAGGTGGTGGCCGCTCGGCTGTGTCGCCGTCGGCCTGGGGATGGCCGTCAAACAACCCCTCGGCCTGATGATGGTGGCCGTCTGCCTGGTCGGTGCCACGGTGGTCGGCCGACGTGATACCGAAAATGGCGGCAGGGTGGCCGACAACGAGCAACCGGCGGAGGGGGAACCGATCGGATCCGCCGGAGACACCGCGCTTCGCGAGCAGGGACGAGCAGATGCCCGTACCGGCCAGATTCTGGCTGCGGGCACGATCTCCGAGGGTGGAAGCTACGAGCCGGGGTTGGGTCATCCTGGGCAGGGCCGGTTCCGTTCATGGCTGCACGTCGCGAACCGTCAGGCAGCCGCGGCGTGGGCGCAGATGATCGGGCAGGCTCTTTGGCGATTGCCGGTAGGGCTGGTTTTCACGTTGGTGGGTTTTGCGATCCCGACGGTGGCGTCCGGTTGGGGGATCGGCTGGGCAGCAGGATCCGGCGCTCCGACCACGGCCGGCAGCCAGTCGGTTGCGCACACGGTTGCTGCCGCCATCGAGATGTTCACCCCGATCTCTTTGGCCGGCGCCAAATTCGTGGTCAATCCGATCTTCCTGGTTCTCGGTCTGCTGGCGATCATCTGGATCGGTTGGCTGATGGCGGCCTCACGTCCGGTCGCCTTCACCGCTTGGGCGCTGATCATCTTCGCCTTCAGCTACCCGAGCCTGCAGCCGTGGTACCCGCTGTGGGGAGGCGTGCTGTTGGGCACGATCGGTCTGGGCCGGCGAAGCTCGGCGTGGGTCATCGCCGGCACCGGTGCCATGCTGACGACCAACGTCTTTCTCGACTATGCCGGGCTGCCGATTCCTGCTGCCCAAGGGATAGCGCTGGCCTGCGCCGTGCTGCTGGCGTATTGGAATCTGCGCGGCAAAATCGGACGGCTAGACTGGCCTTCACCAGCCTCGTGA
- the guaB gene encoding IMP dehydrogenase, translating into MFETLGLTFDDVLLQPRESDVIPSEVRTNARLSRNITLNLPFLSAAMDTVTEQRMAIAIAREGGLGVLHRNLSIEDQAKMVDQVKRSEAGMIDEPITIGPDATLRDADELCATYRISGIPVVDDQMMLLGIITNRDMRFETDPNKLVGDVMTKMPLVTAPVGIKQDDALTLLGKNKIEKLPLIDETGHLRGLITLKDFVKSDQYPNACKDPQGRLRVGAAVGVFGDAWERAMAMVEESVDCLVVDTAHGHSKAEAEFIRRLKSDPATRGVDIIGGNVATYEATRALIEAGVDGVKVGVGPGSICTTRVVAGVGVPQITAIHNAARAAKPEGVPVIGDGGLQYSGDTAKAIVAGADTVMLGSLLAGCAESPGELVFINGKQFKSYRGMGSLGAMATRGRTMSYSKDRYFQADVTSNDKIIPEGIEGQVPYRGPLSQVLYQLAGGLHQSMFYCGARTIDELQNNGRFVRITSAGLRESHPHDIQMTVEAPNYSSHE; encoded by the coding sequence ATGTTCGAGACTCTTGGTCTCACTTTCGACGACGTCTTGTTGCAGCCTCGTGAATCGGACGTCATCCCCAGTGAGGTCCGCACGAATGCCCGGCTGAGCCGCAATATCACCCTCAATCTGCCCTTCCTGTCCGCGGCGATGGACACTGTCACCGAGCAGCGGATGGCGATCGCAATAGCGCGCGAAGGCGGGCTCGGCGTCCTGCACCGTAACCTGTCGATCGAAGATCAGGCCAAGATGGTCGACCAGGTGAAGCGCTCCGAGGCCGGCATGATCGACGAGCCCATCACCATCGGCCCGGACGCGACCTTGCGCGACGCCGATGAGCTGTGCGCTACTTACCGCATCAGCGGCATCCCGGTGGTGGACGACCAGATGATGCTGCTGGGCATCATCACCAACCGCGACATGCGCTTCGAAACCGATCCCAACAAACTGGTCGGCGACGTGATGACCAAGATGCCGCTGGTGACCGCACCGGTCGGTATCAAGCAGGACGATGCCCTCACGCTGTTGGGCAAGAACAAGATCGAGAAGCTTCCCCTGATCGACGAGACCGGGCATCTGCGTGGCCTCATCACGCTGAAAGATTTCGTGAAGTCGGACCAGTATCCGAATGCCTGCAAGGATCCACAGGGCAGGCTGCGGGTCGGTGCCGCGGTCGGCGTCTTCGGGGACGCCTGGGAGCGCGCGATGGCCATGGTCGAGGAGAGCGTGGACTGCTTGGTCGTCGACACCGCGCATGGCCACTCGAAGGCCGAGGCCGAGTTCATCAGGCGGCTCAAGTCCGACCCCGCCACCCGGGGTGTCGACATCATCGGCGGCAACGTGGCGACCTACGAGGCAACCCGGGCCCTCATCGAGGCCGGTGTCGACGGCGTCAAGGTCGGTGTCGGCCCTGGTTCCATCTGCACCACCCGCGTCGTGGCAGGTGTGGGAGTGCCGCAGATCACCGCGATCCACAACGCCGCCCGGGCCGCGAAGCCCGAGGGCGTGCCCGTCATCGGCGATGGCGGCCTGCAATATTCCGGCGACACCGCGAAGGCGATCGTCGCCGGTGCCGACACGGTGATGCTCGGCTCGCTGCTGGCCGGCTGTGCCGAGAGCCCCGGCGAACTGGTCTTCATCAACGGCAAGCAGTTCAAGAGCTACCGCGGTATGGGATCGCTCGGGGCGATGGCCACCCGCGGCAGAACGATGAGCTACTCCAAGGATCGCTACTTCCAAGCCGATGTCACCAGCAACGACAAGATCATCCCGGAGGGCATCGAAGGGCAGGTGCCCTATCGCGGACCGCTCTCCCAGGTGCTCTACCAGCTGGCGGGCGGGCTGCATCAGTCGATGTTCTACTGCGGTGCCCGCACGATCGATGAACTGCAGAACAACGGACGCTTCGTCCGCATCACGTCGGCCGGGCTGCGCGAGTCGCATCCGCACGACATTCAGATGACGGTAGAAGCACCCAACTACTCCTCCCATGAGTGA
- a CDS encoding GuaB3 family IMP dehydrogenase-related protein, translating into MYDIGRSKRAAQAFSLDDVAIMPTRRTRGIETVDLEWRIDACTFDFPLVAAPMDSVMSPATAIAFGRLGGLGVLNLEGVWTRYENPEPLLDELAHVSDEAEATRKLQQIYAEPIKAELISERLREIREAGVNVAGSLSPQNTQEFASVIESSGLDFFVVRGTAVSAQHVSNAAEPLDLAKFIYELDVPVIVGGCATYQTALHLMRTGAAGVLVGFGGAATSTNSQVLGIEVPMATAISDAAEARRDYLDESGGRYVHVIADGSMGYSGDIIKALACGADAAMLGTPLARATDAPGQGWHWGAEAWHENLPRGRRVQVGQLGSLKEVVTGPSHTPDGTMNMVGALRRALATTGYTEVKAFQRIDLIVH; encoded by the coding sequence CTGTACGACATCGGACGCAGCAAGCGCGCCGCGCAGGCGTTCTCGCTCGATGACGTGGCGATCATGCCCACTCGCCGTACCCGCGGAATAGAAACCGTCGATCTTGAGTGGAGGATCGACGCCTGCACCTTCGATTTCCCGTTGGTGGCAGCTCCGATGGACTCGGTGATGAGCCCTGCCACGGCGATTGCGTTCGGACGCCTGGGCGGTCTCGGGGTGCTGAACCTCGAAGGCGTGTGGACCCGCTACGAGAATCCGGAGCCGCTGCTCGACGAGCTCGCCCACGTCTCCGATGAGGCCGAAGCCACCCGCAAGCTGCAGCAGATTTATGCCGAGCCGATCAAGGCCGAGCTGATCTCGGAGCGGTTGCGTGAGATCCGGGAGGCGGGCGTCAACGTCGCCGGCTCGCTGAGCCCGCAAAACACCCAGGAGTTCGCCTCGGTGATCGAGAGTTCGGGTCTCGATTTCTTTGTGGTGCGCGGCACCGCAGTCAGCGCCCAGCATGTCTCGAATGCCGCCGAGCCGCTCGATCTTGCCAAGTTCATCTACGAGCTGGATGTTCCGGTCATCGTCGGCGGATGCGCCACCTACCAGACCGCACTGCACCTGATGCGCACCGGTGCTGCCGGGGTGCTGGTCGGCTTCGGTGGGGCGGCGACCTCGACCAACAGCCAGGTGCTGGGCATTGAGGTGCCGATGGCCACCGCCATCTCGGACGCCGCCGAAGCTCGCCGCGATTACCTGGACGAGTCGGGTGGCCGCTACGTGCACGTCATCGCCGACGGTTCGATGGGCTATTCGGGCGACATCATCAAGGCGCTCGCCTGCGGCGCGGACGCCGCGATGCTCGGCACGCCGCTGGCCCGGGCGACCGATGCTCCCGGACAGGGCTGGCATTGGGGCGCCGAAGCCTGGCACGAGAACCTGCCGCGCGGACGTCGCGTGCAGGTGGGGCAGCTCGGCAGCCTGAAAGAGGTCGTCACCGGGCCCTCACATACTCCCGACGGCACCATGAACATGGTCGGCGCGCTGCGCCGGGCGCTGGCGACGACCGGATACACCGAGGTGAAGGCCTTCCAGCGCATCGACCTGATCGTGCACTGA
- a CDS encoding chorismate mutase yields the protein MTADQERAQSELLQLRSSIDNLDAALIHIMAERFKITQRVGRLKAEHRLPAADPAREAQQIERMRGLARQSDLDPEFAEKLLNFIVREVVRHHLEIADEHAGSN from the coding sequence ATGACCGCCGATCAGGAGCGGGCTCAGTCCGAGCTGCTGCAGCTACGCAGCAGCATCGACAATTTGGACGCTGCGCTGATTCATATCATGGCCGAGCGATTCAAGATCACTCAGCGGGTGGGCAGGCTGAAGGCCGAACACCGGCTTCCCGCGGCCGACCCGGCCCGGGAGGCCCAGCAAATCGAGCGGATGCGTGGCCTGGCCAGACAGTCCGACCTCGATCCCGAATTCGCCGAGAAACTGCTCAACTTCATCGTCCGTGAGGTCGTGCGGCACCATCTCGAGATCGCGGACGAACACGCCGGCAGCAATTAG
- the cysE gene encoding serine O-acetyltransferase: MSLFSRVRLVASRLDEDLGAAQREDPAARSKLEVGIIYSGLHAIWAYRIAHWLWRKPGMRFPARLLSQFARGITGIEIHPGATIGRRFFIDHGMGVVIGETAIIGDDVLIYHQVTLGGRARGRFKRHPTIGNRVLIGAGAKVIGDITVGDDAKIGANALVVKNVAPGAVVVGIPSNVRSGDVIA, encoded by the coding sequence GTGAGCCTGTTTTCGAGAGTCCGCTTGGTCGCGTCGCGTCTGGACGAGGACTTGGGCGCCGCTCAGCGCGAGGATCCTGCGGCCAGATCGAAACTCGAGGTCGGAATCATCTATTCGGGGCTGCACGCCATCTGGGCATACCGGATCGCGCACTGGCTGTGGCGCAAGCCGGGCATGCGGTTTCCCGCCCGGCTGCTCAGCCAGTTCGCCCGCGGCATCACCGGAATCGAGATCCATCCGGGCGCAACGATCGGCCGTCGCTTCTTCATCGATCACGGCATGGGCGTGGTCATCGGAGAAACCGCCATCATCGGTGACGACGTGCTTATCTATCATCAGGTCACCTTGGGTGGACGCGCGCGGGGTCGTTTCAAGCGGCACCCGACCATCGGCAACCGGGTGCTGATCGGTGCCGGCGCGAAGGTGATCGGCGACATCACCGTCGGCGACGACGCAAAGATCGGCGCGAACGCGCTGGTGGTCAAGAATGTCGCGCCCGGCGCCGTGGTGGTCGGCATCCCCAGCAACGTACGCTCCGGCGACGTGATCGCCTAA
- the cysK gene encoding cysteine synthase A, with amino-acid sequence MTVYDDVTAVVGRTPLVKLNRVVGDAGAKVIAKLEFYNPADSVKDRIGVAMVDAAEQSGELKPGGTIVEATSGNTGIALAMVGAARGYKVILTMPDTMSKERRAVLRAFGAELVLTPGADGMKGAVAKAEELGKQEGTVLARQFENQANPAIHYQTTGPEIWADTDGKVDIFVAGVGTGGTVSGAGKYLKEQNPAVKVVAVEPAESPLLTQGTAGPHKIQGMGANFVPDTLDQSVLDEILAIPGQTAIDISRELAAKDGILAGISAGANVAASLELANRPENAGKTIVTIVPDLGERYLSTPLWADLLD; translated from the coding sequence ATGACTGTATATGACGATGTCACCGCCGTAGTTGGGCGCACTCCCCTGGTCAAGTTGAATCGCGTTGTCGGCGACGCCGGGGCAAAGGTGATTGCCAAGCTCGAGTTTTACAACCCTGCCGACTCTGTCAAAGACCGAATCGGCGTCGCCATGGTTGACGCCGCCGAACAGTCCGGTGAGCTCAAGCCGGGCGGCACGATCGTCGAGGCAACCAGCGGCAACACAGGCATCGCTCTCGCGATGGTCGGTGCTGCTCGCGGCTATAAAGTGATCCTCACCATGCCGGACACCATGAGCAAGGAGCGCCGCGCGGTGTTGCGCGCTTTCGGCGCCGAGCTCGTGCTCACTCCGGGCGCCGACGGCATGAAGGGTGCCGTCGCCAAGGCAGAGGAACTGGGCAAGCAGGAAGGCACGGTGCTCGCTCGTCAGTTCGAGAACCAGGCCAACCCGGCCATCCACTACCAGACCACCGGCCCCGAGATTTGGGCCGACACCGACGGCAAGGTCGACATCTTCGTCGCCGGGGTGGGCACCGGCGGCACCGTCAGCGGCGCGGGCAAATACCTCAAGGAGCAAAACCCAGCCGTCAAGGTCGTTGCTGTCGAGCCCGCGGAGTCGCCGCTGCTGACGCAGGGCACCGCCGGGCCGCACAAGATCCAGGGCATGGGCGCCAACTTCGTCCCCGACACGCTCGATCAGTCGGTCTTGGACGAGATCTTGGCCATTCCGGGCCAGACCGCCATCGACATCTCCCGTGAACTGGCGGCAAAGGACGGCATCCTCGCGGGCATCTCGGCCGGCGCGAACGTCGCTGCCTCCCTCGAGCTGGCCAACCGCCCCGAGAATGCCGGCAAGACCATCGTCACGATCGTCCCCGACCTCGGTGAACGGTATCTGTCGACCCCGCTATGGGCCGATCTGCTCGACTGA
- the guaA gene encoding glutamine-hydrolyzing GMP synthase, which translates to MPSRPVIVIDYGAQYAQLIARRVREAHVFSEIMPHTATVSEILARDPQAIILSGGPQSVYAEGAPQVDDGLFTAGVPVFGICYGFQVMAQCLGGEVRQTHTSEFGRTHLDVDDSSPLLAEVPAELSVWMSHGDAVTKQPDGFRPLAHSQGAPVAAFADLGRKLAGVQWHPEVAHTELGQQVLENFLYNVAGITPDWTSENFVAEQVKAIREQVGDRQVLCGLSGGVDSAVAAALVQRAIGDQLTCVFVDHGLLRKDEAKQVQHDFVEATGVRLVVADEKDRFLNALAGVSDPETKRKIIGREFIRSFEAAARDIAGERGIEFLVQGTLYPDVVESGGGDGAANIKSHHNVGGLPDDLQFTLIEPLRTLFKDEVRAAGVELGLPEAMVWRQPFPGPGLAIRIIGEVTWDRLELLRDADAIARAELTAAGLDRDVWQMPVVLLADVHSVGVQGDGRTYGHPIVIRPVSSEDAMTADWSRLPYDVIEKISTRITNECRQINRVVLDVTSKPPATIEWE; encoded by the coding sequence ATGCCTTCACGTCCTGTCATTGTTATCGACTACGGTGCCCAATACGCGCAGCTGATCGCCCGCCGGGTGCGTGAGGCTCACGTCTTCTCCGAGATCATGCCGCACACCGCCACCGTGTCCGAGATCCTCGCCCGCGACCCACAGGCGATCATTTTGTCCGGCGGTCCGCAGTCGGTTTACGCCGAGGGCGCCCCCCAGGTGGACGACGGGCTTTTCACGGCCGGAGTCCCGGTCTTCGGCATCTGCTACGGCTTTCAGGTGATGGCCCAGTGCCTGGGCGGTGAGGTGCGGCAGACCCACACCTCGGAGTTTGGACGCACCCATCTCGATGTGGACGATTCGTCCCCGTTGCTCGCCGAGGTACCCGCCGAGTTGAGTGTGTGGATGAGTCATGGCGACGCGGTGACCAAGCAGCCGGACGGCTTTCGTCCGCTCGCCCACTCGCAAGGCGCCCCGGTCGCGGCATTCGCCGACCTTGGACGCAAGCTGGCCGGCGTGCAGTGGCACCCCGAGGTCGCCCATACCGAACTCGGCCAGCAGGTGCTGGAGAACTTCCTGTACAACGTGGCCGGCATCACCCCGGACTGGACGAGCGAGAACTTCGTGGCCGAGCAGGTCAAGGCGATTCGCGAGCAGGTCGGCGACCGGCAGGTGCTCTGCGGGCTCTCCGGTGGTGTCGATTCGGCGGTCGCCGCCGCCCTGGTGCAGCGGGCCATCGGAGATCAACTCACCTGCGTGTTCGTCGATCATGGCCTGCTGCGCAAGGACGAGGCCAAGCAGGTGCAGCACGATTTCGTCGAGGCTACCGGGGTGCGGCTGGTGGTCGCCGACGAGAAGGACCGCTTCTTGAACGCGCTAGCCGGGGTATCCGATCCGGAAACGAAGCGAAAGATCATCGGTCGCGAATTCATCCGCAGCTTCGAGGCGGCCGCCCGCGATATCGCAGGGGAGCGGGGCATCGAGTTCCTCGTCCAAGGCACTTTGTATCCGGACGTGGTCGAATCCGGCGGCGGCGACGGCGCGGCCAATATCAAGAGCCATCACAACGTGGGTGGATTGCCCGATGACTTGCAGTTCACCTTGATCGAGCCGCTGCGCACCTTGTTCAAGGACGAGGTCAGGGCCGCCGGTGTCGAGCTCGGCCTGCCCGAAGCCATGGTGTGGCGTCAGCCGTTCCCCGGGCCGGGCCTCGCGATTCGGATCATCGGTGAGGTCACCTGGGACAGGCTGGAACTGCTGCGTGACGCGGACGCCATCGCCCGCGCAGAACTGACCGCCGCCGGTCTCGACCGGGACGTTTGGCAGATGCCGGTCGTGCTGCTCGCCGACGTGCACTCGGTCGGCGTGCAAGGTGACGGCAGAACCTACGGGCATCCGATCGTGATCCGCCCGGTGTCAAGCGAGGACGCGATGACCGCCGATTGGTCGAGGCTGCCCTATGACGTGATCGAAAAGATCAGCACCCGAATCACGAACGAATGCCGCCAGATCAACCGGGTCGTCCTCGACGTGACCAGCAAACCACCGGCCACCATCGAGTGGGAGTGA
- a CDS encoding PspC domain-containing protein, translating to MSTRKLVRSRDHRVIAGVCGGIAEYFDIDPTIIRVVTVALGLFSVGTVCAAYAVAWLAIPDEGSGQTGADQIHERYGDYQRRRDARLSDDPDGPSDAFRADD from the coding sequence ATGAGTACTCGCAAACTTGTTCGTAGCCGCGATCATCGGGTCATCGCAGGTGTCTGCGGAGGCATTGCAGAATACTTCGACATCGACCCCACCATCATCCGGGTCGTGACAGTGGCGCTGGGGCTGTTCAGCGTCGGCACTGTGTGCGCGGCCTACGCCGTCGCCTGGCTGGCAATTCCGGACGAAGGCAGCGGCCAGACCGGTGCGGACCAGATTCACGAGCGCTACGGCGACTACCAGCGTCGCCGTGACGCTCGTTTGTCGGACGATCCGGACGGCCCCTCAGATGCCTTCCGCGCCGACGACTGA
- a CDS encoding PspC domain-containing protein, protein MSATVPPPSHRWPLRPDAPRPQRDWAREFLELRRTRTQGTVTGLSVALANWLGLDVLLVRCLFVMTGLCSGIGVVAYFAGWLLTRNSASDEAPLDHLGHGWRTLQPRIVASWTLAFGLMACLVLSSIAGFGWLPIAVIAATIWAGRRQRMKNINSQRQAVRYWAPAPQSRTDKATVVTVITLTVAAAAALGATLLDQGNVILPLAAALGIIGFGLMIVARFGTGKALIVPGIIIATLLTVGLTVTAARGPDTIPYAAPSELTNVTYYRQQDATDLSSMAITENQMWYIDLDDSQFALTIPDDQNVIVEVSYASSVIALPDDLYTGSGQASYQQIVDEDRPTLTITIDAHDSQLWVDS, encoded by the coding sequence ATGTCCGCGACCGTACCGCCACCGTCTCACCGGTGGCCGTTGCGTCCGGACGCGCCTCGTCCACAACGCGACTGGGCCCGCGAATTCCTCGAATTGAGGCGCACGCGGACTCAGGGCACGGTCACCGGATTGAGCGTTGCGCTGGCGAACTGGCTCGGTCTTGACGTTTTACTCGTGCGGTGCCTGTTCGTGATGACGGGGCTTTGCTCGGGCATCGGTGTGGTTGCCTACTTCGCCGGCTGGTTGCTCACCCGCAATTCGGCCAGCGACGAGGCTCCTCTCGACCATCTCGGCCATGGCTGGCGGACGCTGCAGCCGCGCATCGTGGCGAGCTGGACGCTTGCCTTCGGTTTGATGGCCTGCCTGGTACTCAGTTCGATAGCCGGTTTCGGCTGGCTCCCGATTGCCGTCATCGCCGCGACCATCTGGGCCGGACGCCGGCAACGCATGAAGAACATCAACTCGCAGCGGCAGGCCGTCAGATACTGGGCACCGGCACCGCAATCGCGGACCGACAAGGCCACCGTTGTCACTGTGATCACTCTCACCGTAGCGGCAGCGGCTGCTCTCGGCGCGACGCTGCTGGATCAGGGCAACGTCATTCTTCCGCTCGCTGCCGCATTGGGAATCATCGGTTTCGGGCTGATGATCGTTGCCAGATTCGGGACGGGGAAGGCATTGATCGTGCCTGGCATCATCATCGCGACGCTGCTGACGGTTGGCTTGACGGTGACAGCGGCGCGCGGCCCCGACACGATTCCCTATGCGGCGCCGAGCGAGCTCACGAACGTGACCTACTACCGCCAGCAGGACGCCACCGATCTGAGTTCGATGGCCATCACCGAGAATCAGATGTGGTACATCGACCTTGACGACTCGCAGTTCGCGCTGACGATTCCCGATGATCAGAATGTGATCGTCGAAGTCTCCTACGCCTCGTCGGTCATCGCCCTGCCGGATGACCTGTATACCGGGTCGGGTCAGGCCAGTTACCAGCAGATCGTCGACGAGGATCGCCCGACGCTGACCATCACAATCGACGCGCACGATTCCCAACTGTGGGTGGACTCATGA
- a CDS encoding ATP-binding protein, with translation MSTPPGPPPHPERKLTRDRSDAWLGGVASGIAAHLGWPVWLVRLCFVGLAFTNFLTVGVYAVLWILMPASQPGEQPPGLQAASHQGMRQAETSKGTSTGRIIGIVMVGLGLTMVARMLGMGPANSFFWPVLLAAIGVGLVWLQADDDDEIPAPAPGDAADTGAGRHRLARLISRRRLAEGTRVVGGMTLIGCAVALAAASQGGVSQLPMVAMVAGLTIAGVAVVAAPWILRYRRKMAAAYEEKLIADTRADMAAHLHDSVLQTLALIQRQADDPKQVAALARRQERELRSWLYADQAGPSTLKAALTEAGGEVEDERGVPVEVVCVGDIELTDDLRALVQAAREAMMNAAKHSGASLIDVYAEVEPEEDASLVQVFVRDRGKGFDPGEIADDRMGVRKSIVGRMERHGGTAKIRSAPGEGTEIRLEMKA, from the coding sequence ATGTCCACCCCTCCGGGCCCGCCACCGCACCCCGAACGGAAACTGACCCGAGACCGATCGGATGCCTGGTTGGGCGGTGTTGCCTCCGGTATCGCAGCTCACCTCGGCTGGCCGGTCTGGCTGGTGCGATTGTGCTTCGTCGGTCTCGCTTTCACGAACTTCTTGACCGTCGGCGTCTATGCCGTCTTGTGGATCCTGATGCCGGCATCTCAGCCCGGCGAACAACCACCGGGACTACAGGCGGCAAGCCACCAGGGTATGCGGCAAGCAGAGACCTCCAAGGGTACGAGTACCGGCCGGATCATCGGGATCGTCATGGTTGGCCTCGGATTGACGATGGTCGCCAGAATGCTGGGCATGGGGCCGGCAAATTCCTTCTTCTGGCCGGTGCTGCTGGCTGCCATCGGTGTGGGGCTGGTGTGGCTTCAGGCCGATGACGATGACGAGATTCCTGCGCCCGCTCCCGGGGACGCGGCCGATACCGGGGCCGGACGCCACCGCCTGGCGCGCCTGATCAGCAGGCGGCGGCTCGCCGAGGGGACACGAGTGGTCGGCGGCATGACGCTGATCGGTTGCGCGGTGGCGCTGGCCGCTGCTTCGCAAGGCGGCGTGAGCCAGTTGCCGATGGTCGCAATGGTCGCAGGCCTGACGATTGCCGGTGTTGCCGTGGTGGCGGCGCCATGGATTCTCCGCTACCGACGCAAGATGGCGGCGGCCTACGAAGAGAAGCTGATCGCCGACACCCGGGCCGATATGGCTGCGCACCTTCATGACTCGGTGCTCCAAACATTGGCGTTGATCCAACGCCAGGCAGATGACCCGAAGCAGGTGGCCGCGTTGGCGCGCCGTCAAGAACGCGAGCTCAGGTCGTGGCTGTATGCCGATCAGGCCGGTCCGTCCACTTTGAAGGCAGCGCTCACCGAGGCCGGCGGTGAGGTCGAAGACGAACGCGGTGTTCCCGTCGAGGTGGTCTGTGTCGGCGACATCGAGTTGACCGACGACCTGCGGGCGCTCGTCCAGGCAGCGCGGGAGGCGATGATGAATGCCGCCAAGCATTCCGGGGCCTCGCTCATTGATGTCTATGCTGAGGTCGAACCCGAAGAGGACGCCTCGCTCGTGCAGGTCTTCGTCCGGGACCGTGGCAAGGGGTTTGATCCGGGCGAGATAGCGGACGACAGGATGGGCGTCCGCAAGTCGATCGTTGGCCGCATGGAACGCCATGGCGGCACCGCAAAGATTCGTTCGGCTCCCGGTGAGGGAACCGAGATCCGATTGGAGATGAAGGCATGA